A single genomic interval of Quadrisphaera sp. RL12-1S harbors:
- a CDS encoding amino acid permease → MSTRTDDQSAAAGGPSGPGLQKGLSQRHLTMIAIGGVIGAGLFVGSGEVIRTTGPGAFLTYALTGVLVILVMRMLGEMATANPGTGSFSDYARSALGNWAGFSTAWLYWYFWVIVVGFEAVAGARIIQLYAPALPLWLISLVLMVLMTVTNLVSVRSFGEFEYWFAGIKVAAIVLFLLLGGLFVLGAWPGASTDFSGLTTGAQGPTGFFPHGVGAVFSSIVVVVFSMVGAEIATIAAAESKDPVKAVARATRSVVVRVAIFFVGSIFLLVCIVPWDSEELRASPYAAALGQMGIPYAPLVMNLVVLTAVLSCLNSGLYTASRMLFVLADRHEAPKALVRLGPSGVPRAAILTSTVVGFLCVVAAAIDPEGVFLFLLNSSGAVILFVYLLIAVSQLVLRRRTDPEWLVVRMWLFPVLTIVAIAAIVAILVAMGFNADTRTQLFLSLGSWAVFLLLFAATAGRRRAARERQR, encoded by the coding sequence ATGTCGACACGCACCGACGACCAGTCAGCGGCCGCAGGGGGTCCCTCGGGTCCGGGCCTGCAGAAGGGCCTGAGCCAGCGGCACCTCACGATGATCGCCATCGGCGGCGTCATCGGGGCGGGCCTGTTCGTGGGCTCCGGCGAGGTGATCCGCACCACCGGGCCGGGGGCGTTCCTCACCTACGCCCTCACCGGCGTGCTGGTGATCCTCGTGATGCGGATGCTGGGGGAGATGGCCACGGCCAACCCCGGCACGGGCTCGTTCAGCGACTACGCCCGCTCCGCGCTGGGGAACTGGGCGGGCTTCTCCACGGCGTGGCTCTACTGGTACTTCTGGGTCATCGTCGTCGGCTTCGAGGCCGTGGCGGGAGCGCGGATCATCCAGCTGTACGCCCCCGCCCTGCCCCTCTGGCTCATCTCGCTCGTGCTCATGGTGCTCATGACCGTGACCAACCTGGTCTCGGTGCGCTCGTTCGGGGAGTTCGAGTACTGGTTCGCCGGCATCAAGGTGGCGGCGATCGTGCTGTTCCTCCTGCTGGGAGGCCTGTTCGTCCTCGGCGCGTGGCCCGGGGCGTCGACGGACTTCTCCGGCCTCACCACCGGCGCGCAGGGACCCACGGGCTTCTTCCCCCACGGGGTCGGGGCGGTCTTCAGCTCGATCGTCGTCGTCGTCTTCTCGATGGTGGGGGCGGAGATCGCGACGATCGCGGCCGCGGAGTCGAAGGACCCGGTCAAGGCCGTCGCCCGGGCCACCCGCAGCGTGGTGGTGCGCGTGGCGATCTTCTTCGTGGGGTCGATCTTCCTGCTGGTGTGCATCGTCCCGTGGGACTCCGAGGAGCTGCGGGCCTCCCCGTACGCCGCTGCGCTGGGCCAGATGGGCATCCCGTACGCGCCGCTGGTGATGAACCTCGTGGTGCTCACCGCCGTGCTGAGCTGCCTGAACTCCGGCCTCTACACCGCCTCGCGGATGCTCTTCGTGCTGGCCGACCGCCACGAGGCGCCGAAGGCGCTGGTGCGCCTCGGCCCCAGCGGCGTGCCGCGGGCGGCCATCCTCACGTCCACGGTGGTCGGCTTCCTGTGCGTCGTCGCGGCGGCCATCGACCCCGAGGGCGTCTTCCTGTTCCTGCTGAACTCCTCCGGCGCGGTGATCCTCTTCGTCTACCTGCTCATCGCCGTGAGCCAGCTGGTGCTGCGCCGGCGCACCGACCCGGAGTGGCTGGTGGTGAGGATGTGGCTGTTCCCAGTGCTGACGATCGTCGCGATCGCCGCCATCGTGGCCATCCTCGTGGCGATGGGCTTCAACGCGGACACGCGCACGCAGCTGTTCCTCAGCCTCGGCAGCTGGGCGGTGTTCCTCCTGCTGTTCGCCGCCACCGCGGGCCGGCGCCGCGCCGCCCGGGAGCGTCAGAGGTGA
- a CDS encoding TetR/AcrR family transcriptional regulator, which yields MTSATGPAAELAARRAALVAALWRVAVRDGLDAVSARSVAAEAGSSLGAVTRVFATQDELHAAALRRAVVVVRQRVAEAPVTGDAVGDALAQLAQVVPLSDADRPEVAVCYAYLARSATATASPALRRAADAVDAGLRGLCHRVVSALSPAGLAFAERTRRAAELHALVDGLAFGLVTWPHRRSAGAAQALLRGRLDQLTRA from the coding sequence GTGACCTCGGCGACGGGACCGGCTGCTGAGCTGGCGGCGCGGCGGGCCGCGCTCGTGGCGGCCCTGTGGCGCGTGGCGGTCCGCGACGGGCTCGACGCGGTGAGCGCCAGGTCCGTCGCCGCCGAGGCGGGGAGCTCCCTCGGGGCGGTGACCCGCGTCTTCGCCACGCAGGACGAGCTGCACGCCGCGGCGCTGCGGCGCGCGGTGGTGGTGGTCCGCCAGCGGGTGGCCGAGGCGCCCGTCACCGGGGACGCCGTCGGTGACGCGCTGGCCCAGCTGGCGCAGGTGGTGCCCCTCAGCGACGCCGACCGGCCCGAGGTCGCGGTCTGCTACGCCTACCTCGCCCGCAGCGCCACGGCCACCGCCTCGCCCGCGCTGCGCCGCGCGGCGGACGCCGTCGACGCGGGGCTGCGCGGGCTGTGCCACCGCGTGGTGAGCGCCCTGTCCCCGGCGGGTCTCGCGTTCGCCGAGCGGACCCGCCGCGCCGCCGAGCTCCACGCCCTCGTGGACGGGCTGGCCTTCGGGCTGGTCACCTGGCCGCACCGCCGCTCCGCGGGCGCGGCGCAGGCGCTGCTGCGGGGGCGGCTGGACCAGCTGACCCGGGCCTGA
- a CDS encoding ABC transporter ATP-binding protein: MSIEGTAWGVLYKTAYGQQDQRPFSRATLRRVLEFARPHRARIGWFLLVGVVQAALTVATPLLAGRVVQAITEREASSVVVGLAVLIAVIAVLEAGTSMLSRWLSSTLGESVILDLRTTVYDHVQRQPVAFFTRTRTGALVSRLNSDVLGAQRAFSDTLVGVVSNTVTLLLTLGVMLALSWPITVLALVLLPLFLIPARRVGRRLAGLQREAAGHNAAMTDQTTERFSAAGATLVKLMGDPARESAEYAARAERVRDIGVRTAVVSFSFVTALVLVSALALALVYGLGGFLALRGTLEAGTVVSLALLLTRLYAPLTALASARLDVMQALVSFERVFEVLDLEPLVRERPDPVPLPDGPLAVELDRVCFSYPSAEQVSLASLEDVAVLDPRGGTQVLHGVSFRAEPGQVVALVGSSGAGKSTTASLLPRLYDVDTGAVRLGGVDVRDLSFADLRSAVGVVTQDGHLFHESLRTNLQLAAPGATDAQLWDALDRARLRTVVEELPDGLDTVVGERGYRLSGGERQRLTIARLLLASPRVVVLDEATAHLDSTSEAAVQAALSEALAGRTALVIAHRLSTVRSADLILVVEHGRVVERGTHPELLALGGRYAELHATQFAAGDDDDLRRQGEPSRA, translated from the coding sequence GTGAGCATCGAGGGCACCGCCTGGGGCGTCCTGTACAAGACCGCCTACGGCCAGCAGGACCAGCGGCCCTTCTCCCGCGCCACCCTGCGGCGCGTCCTGGAGTTCGCCCGGCCGCACCGGGCGCGGATCGGCTGGTTCCTGCTGGTCGGGGTGGTGCAGGCCGCGCTGACGGTGGCCACGCCCCTGCTGGCGGGGCGGGTGGTGCAGGCCATCACCGAGCGCGAGGCGTCCTCGGTGGTGGTGGGCCTGGCGGTGCTCATCGCCGTCATCGCCGTCCTCGAGGCGGGCACCAGCATGCTCAGCCGCTGGCTGTCCTCCACGCTGGGGGAGTCGGTCATCCTGGACCTGCGCACCACCGTCTACGACCACGTGCAGCGCCAGCCGGTCGCCTTCTTCACCCGCACCCGCACCGGGGCCCTGGTGAGCCGGCTCAACTCCGACGTGCTCGGCGCCCAGCGCGCCTTCAGCGACACCCTCGTCGGCGTCGTCTCCAACACGGTGACCCTCCTGCTCACCCTCGGCGTCATGCTGGCGCTGAGCTGGCCGATCACCGTGCTCGCGCTGGTGCTCCTGCCGCTGTTCCTCATCCCCGCCCGCCGGGTGGGGCGGCGCCTGGCGGGCCTGCAGCGCGAGGCCGCCGGGCACAACGCCGCCATGACCGACCAGACCACCGAGCGGTTCTCCGCCGCCGGCGCCACCCTGGTCAAGCTCATGGGAGACCCGGCCCGCGAGTCCGCCGAGTACGCCGCGCGCGCCGAGCGCGTCCGCGACATCGGCGTGCGCACCGCCGTCGTCTCCTTCTCCTTCGTCACCGCCCTCGTGCTGGTCTCCGCCCTGGCCCTCGCGCTCGTCTACGGGCTGGGGGGCTTCCTCGCGCTGCGCGGCACCCTGGAGGCGGGCACCGTGGTGAGCCTGGCGCTGCTGCTCACCCGCCTCTACGCGCCCCTGACGGCCCTGGCGAGCGCCCGCCTCGACGTCATGCAGGCCCTGGTCAGCTTCGAGCGGGTCTTCGAGGTGCTCGACCTCGAACCGCTGGTGCGCGAACGGCCCGACCCGGTGCCCCTGCCCGACGGGCCGCTCGCGGTGGAGCTCGACCGGGTCTGCTTCTCCTACCCCTCCGCCGAGCAGGTCTCGCTGGCGTCCCTGGAGGACGTCGCCGTGCTCGACCCCCGCGGCGGCACGCAGGTGCTCCACGGCGTCTCCTTCCGCGCCGAGCCCGGCCAGGTGGTAGCGCTCGTCGGCTCGTCCGGGGCGGGGAAGTCCACCACCGCGTCGCTGCTGCCGCGCCTGTACGACGTCGACACCGGGGCCGTCCGCCTGGGCGGGGTGGACGTGCGCGACCTCTCCTTCGCCGACCTGCGCTCGGCCGTCGGCGTGGTCACCCAGGACGGGCACCTCTTCCACGAGTCCCTGCGCACCAACCTCCAGCTCGCCGCCCCCGGGGCCACCGACGCCCAGCTCTGGGACGCCCTGGACCGCGCCCGCCTGCGCACCGTGGTCGAGGAGCTGCCCGACGGCCTGGACACCGTGGTCGGCGAGCGCGGCTACCGCCTCTCCGGCGGCGAGCGCCAGCGCCTGACCATCGCCCGCCTGCTGCTGGCCTCGCCCCGCGTCGTCGTCCTCGACGAGGCCACCGCCCACCTCGACTCCACCTCCGAGGCCGCCGTGCAGGCGGCGCTGTCCGAGGCGCTCGCGGGCCGGACCGCCCTGGTCATCGCCCACCGGCTCTCCACGGTGCGCTCGGCGGACCTCATCCTCGTGGTGGAGCACGGCCGCGTCGTCGAGCGGGGCACGCACCCCGAGCTGCTCGCGCTGGGCGGCCGGTACGCCGAGCTGCACGCCACCCAGTTCGCCGCTGGCGACGACGACGACCTGCGCCGCCAGGGGGAGCCCAGCCGTGCCTGA
- a CDS encoding CoA transferase, with translation MAGGLLHQLWRDLRGDPADLRTVRVGGTTGLVSPLPVEALAVAAATVHRLAAVGPSGAALEAGAAPPGDGQLAVDARHVAADFASEALLRLDGVPAAGGFAPLSRFFPTADSWVRVHANYPHHRASLLAALGVDGAAQTSDGKAEAAVRAALLERQSLEVEELVVARGGVVAAVRTPHEWAASPQGAALADAPLVDLRRVVLPGGSRTASASASPSPSVRRAPGIRGARVLDLTRVIAGPTGTRALAAWGADVLRLDPPHLPEARASLLETGSGKRWAELDVTSGDGRRRLEELLSGADVLVHGYRPGALDRVGLGEEDLAERHPHLVVASLSAWGRRGPWAQRRGFDSVVQAATGIAVMTGGADGSPGALPVQALDHAAGHLLAAAVMRGLALRRAASASGAAASWHAHVSLAGLARWLLSQQVSSQLPPSEGLRPSDLERYLVELPSPAGSVTVVRPLGAPVWQAGLTPSDPVWA, from the coding sequence GTGGCCGGAGGTCTCCTGCACCAGCTCTGGAGGGACCTGCGCGGCGACCCCGCCGACCTCCGCACCGTCCGCGTCGGCGGCACCACGGGCCTGGTGAGCCCGCTGCCGGTGGAGGCGCTGGCGGTGGCCGCGGCCACCGTGCACCGGCTGGCCGCCGTCGGACCGTCGGGCGCGGCGCTGGAGGCGGGCGCAGCTCCCCCGGGAGACGGGCAGCTGGCGGTCGACGCCCGCCACGTCGCCGCTGACTTCGCCAGCGAGGCGCTGCTGCGCCTGGACGGCGTCCCGGCCGCCGGTGGGTTCGCCCCGCTGTCGCGCTTCTTCCCCACCGCGGACAGCTGGGTGCGCGTCCACGCCAACTACCCGCACCACCGGGCGTCGTTGCTGGCCGCGCTGGGCGTGGACGGGGCGGCGCAGACCTCGGACGGGAAGGCCGAGGCCGCGGTGCGCGCGGCGCTGCTGGAGCGGCAGTCGCTCGAGGTGGAGGAGCTGGTGGTGGCCCGGGGCGGTGTGGTGGCCGCCGTGCGCACCCCGCACGAGTGGGCGGCCTCCCCCCAGGGGGCGGCGCTGGCGGACGCGCCGCTGGTGGACCTGCGGCGCGTGGTGCTCCCCGGCGGTTCCCGGACCGCGTCCGCGTCCGCGTCTCCGTCCCCGTCCGTGCGGCGGGCGCCGGGGATCAGGGGCGCTCGCGTGCTGGACCTCACGAGGGTCATCGCCGGTCCCACAGGCACCCGGGCGCTGGCGGCGTGGGGGGCCGACGTGCTCCGGCTCGACCCGCCGCACCTGCCGGAGGCGCGCGCGTCACTGCTGGAGACCGGCTCCGGCAAGCGCTGGGCGGAGCTGGACGTCACCTCCGGTGACGGTCGGCGGCGCCTGGAGGAGCTGCTCAGCGGCGCGGACGTGCTTGTGCACGGGTACCGGCCGGGGGCGCTGGACCGGGTGGGCCTGGGCGAGGAGGACCTGGCCGAGCGGCACCCGCACCTCGTGGTGGCGTCCCTGTCGGCGTGGGGTCGGCGCGGGCCCTGGGCGCAGCGCCGCGGCTTCGACTCGGTGGTCCAGGCCGCCACCGGCATCGCCGTGATGACCGGCGGGGCCGACGGCTCCCCCGGCGCCCTGCCCGTGCAGGCCCTGGACCACGCCGCGGGGCACCTGCTCGCGGCCGCCGTGATGCGCGGCCTGGCGCTGCGCCGGGCCGCCTCCGCCTCCGGCGCCGCCGCGTCCTGGCACGCGCACGTGTCGCTGGCGGGGCTGGCCCGCTGGCTGCTGTCCCAGCAGGTGTCCTCCCAGCTCCCGCCCAGCGAGGGCCTGCGCCCCTCCGACCTGGAGCGCTACCTCGTGGAGCTGCCCTCTCCGGCCGGCTCCGTGACGGTGGTCCGGCCGCTGGGCGCGCCCGTGTGGCAGGCCGGCCTCACCCCGTCGGACCCGGTCTGGGCCTGA
- a CDS encoding winged helix DNA-binding domain-containing protein encodes MPDATPTAVADLTADDVARLRLVSQRLVAHPSLEVPADPAAAVAHLLAVQAQDLPAAHVAVASRTPVRDAAAVRAALDDGRLVRTWPMRGTLHLLTAADAGWVTRLLGPRAVQAAAKRMRDAGLDEAAFERALAVARELLAAGPASREELGRAWTAAGFEPGTSTTYRLLNHLATCGELVLGPLRGTDQLVVLADAWLPDGARREDEPEEALLADLAARYLAGHGPASVADLVRWTHQTAGAAGRAVAAVHAAGRLVAVTCEGRTLLGGPELADLVGDLDAVRDATRGVLLTAAFDELVLGYADRTATLAREDEALVVPGGNGMFKPVVVVDGRAAGTWARAGSRRDRLVVTPFGAPLPPAVGAACQEAFAALPAALPGR; translated from the coding sequence GTGCCTGACGCCACCCCCACCGCCGTGGCGGACCTCACCGCCGACGACGTCGCGCGGCTGCGCCTGGTGTCCCAGCGGCTCGTGGCCCACCCCTCGCTGGAGGTGCCGGCGGACCCGGCGGCCGCGGTGGCGCACCTCCTGGCGGTGCAGGCGCAGGACCTGCCCGCCGCGCACGTCGCCGTCGCCAGCCGCACCCCGGTCCGCGACGCCGCGGCCGTGCGCGCCGCCCTCGACGACGGCCGCCTCGTGCGCACCTGGCCGATGCGCGGCACCCTGCACCTGCTCACCGCGGCCGACGCCGGCTGGGTGACGCGCCTGCTCGGGCCGCGCGCCGTCCAGGCGGCGGCCAAGCGCATGCGCGACGCGGGCCTGGACGAGGCGGCCTTCGAGCGCGCCCTGGCCGTGGCGCGCGAGCTGCTCGCCGCCGGTCCCGCCAGCCGCGAGGAGCTGGGCCGCGCGTGGACCGCCGCTGGGTTCGAGCCGGGCACGTCCACCACCTACCGCCTCCTCAACCACCTGGCCACCTGCGGGGAGCTGGTGCTGGGGCCCCTGCGGGGCACCGACCAGCTGGTGGTGCTGGCCGACGCCTGGCTGCCCGACGGCGCCCGCCGCGAGGACGAGCCCGAGGAGGCGCTGCTCGCCGACCTCGCCGCCCGCTACCTCGCGGGCCACGGACCCGCCTCCGTCGCCGACCTCGTGCGGTGGACCCACCAGACCGCCGGGGCGGCGGGCCGGGCCGTCGCCGCGGTGCACGCCGCCGGGCGCCTGGTGGCCGTGACCTGCGAGGGCCGCACGCTGCTCGGCGGCCCCGAGCTGGCCGACCTCGTGGGTGACCTCGACGCGGTCCGCGACGCCACCCGCGGCGTGCTGCTCACCGCGGCGTTCGACGAGCTGGTGCTCGGGTACGCCGACCGCACCGCCACGCTGGCGCGGGAGGACGAGGCGCTCGTGGTGCCCGGGGGCAACGGGATGTTCAAGCCGGTGGTGGTGGTCGACGGCCGCGCCGCGGGCACGTGGGCGCGCGCGGGCAGCCGGCGGGACCGGCTGGTGGTCACGCCGTTCGGTGCGCCGCTGCCGCCCGCCGTCGGGGCGGCCTGCCAGGAGGCGTTCGCCGCTCTGCCCGCGGCCCTGCCCGGTCGCTGA
- a CDS encoding ATP-grasp domain-containing protein, with the protein MILPSSPAVALVTCSEVPDLDDEGQLLLSALRARGADAQPVVWDDDARWDRVDLAVVRSTWDYAPRRAEFLAWAARTASATALLNPLPLLEWSTDKHYLLDLEAAGLPVVPSAFVEVGAAAEHPFLGVEHVVKPAVSAGSRDTLRLGAHEADRSRAHVRAVQAGGRSVLVQPYLAAVDEVGETALVFLDGRLSHAMRKGALLPAGGGLVEGLFAQEEMAPREPSAAEAELGRAVVAEATRRARAAGAPAPLYARVDLLLDDDGLPRVLELELVEPSLFLDHAPGAAERLADAVLARLSR; encoded by the coding sequence ATGATCCTCCCCTCCTCCCCCGCGGTCGCGCTGGTCACCTGCTCCGAGGTGCCCGATCTCGACGACGAGGGACAGCTCCTGCTGTCCGCCCTGCGCGCCCGCGGCGCCGACGCGCAGCCCGTGGTCTGGGACGACGACGCGCGCTGGGACCGCGTCGACCTCGCGGTGGTGAGGTCCACCTGGGACTACGCCCCGCGCCGGGCGGAGTTCCTCGCCTGGGCGGCGCGCACGGCGTCCGCCACCGCTCTGCTCAACCCGCTGCCGCTGCTGGAGTGGTCCACCGACAAGCACTACCTCCTCGACCTGGAGGCGGCCGGGCTGCCGGTGGTCCCCAGCGCGTTCGTCGAGGTGGGCGCCGCGGCCGAGCACCCCTTCCTCGGGGTCGAGCACGTGGTGAAGCCCGCGGTCTCCGCCGGCTCCCGCGACACGCTGCGGCTCGGCGCCCACGAGGCGGACCGCTCGCGCGCCCACGTGCGGGCCGTGCAGGCCGGTGGGCGCTCGGTGCTCGTGCAGCCGTACCTGGCCGCCGTGGACGAGGTCGGGGAGACGGCGCTGGTCTTCCTCGACGGCCGCCTCAGCCACGCGATGCGCAAGGGCGCGCTGCTGCCGGCGGGCGGCGGGCTGGTGGAGGGGCTGTTCGCGCAGGAGGAGATGGCGCCGCGGGAGCCGTCAGCGGCCGAGGCCGAGCTCGGGCGGGCGGTGGTGGCCGAGGCGACCCGGCGCGCCCGGGCCGCGGGGGCACCGGCCCCGCTGTACGCCCGGGTGGACCTGCTGCTGGACGACGACGGCCTCCCGCGCGTGCTGGAGCTGGAGCTGGTGGAGCCCTCGCTCTTCCTCGACCACGCGCCCGGCGCGGCCGAACGCCTCGCGGACGCGGTGCTGGCCCGGCTCAGCCGCTGA
- a CDS encoding GGDEF domain-containing protein has protein sequence MSAALFACAVLMLLTAVPVADHVAGLVVVGAAGLGCGAGALACLRGWTPGGRWWAAVLLSSVVFIVVADLVTRDATATGLVFLLVPPLLAAAQLPVRGAWTTAAASVTGLAVVVVSLLPPERALVDGVNVAAFVVLVTWLVSRGQVRTEALVSELEQQAAVDPLTGLVTRRVLDDAVRSALGGSAAARGNALVIIDLDRFKTVNDTWGHPVGDAAITHVGHLLRQACGPGAVVCRLGGDELAALLPGCSAATAAQVARELVVLVRSTPLVLPDGREIGLTVSAGAAHFPQHASEVEGLYRAADAALYRAKRAGRDRAALWSDDDGDAGAATVPVPVPVPVPVTGSRSR, from the coding sequence ATGAGTGCTGCCCTCTTCGCCTGCGCCGTGCTCATGCTCCTCACGGCCGTGCCCGTCGCCGACCACGTCGCCGGCCTCGTGGTGGTGGGGGCCGCCGGGCTGGGCTGCGGCGCGGGGGCCCTCGCCTGCCTGCGCGGCTGGACGCCCGGAGGGCGTTGGTGGGCCGCGGTGCTCCTGTCCTCGGTGGTGTTCATCGTGGTGGCGGACCTCGTCACCCGTGACGCCACCGCCACCGGCCTGGTCTTCCTGCTCGTGCCACCGCTGCTGGCCGCCGCCCAGCTCCCCGTCCGGGGGGCCTGGACCACCGCCGCCGCGAGCGTGACCGGCCTGGCGGTGGTGGTGGTCTCGCTGCTGCCGCCGGAGCGGGCTCTGGTGGACGGCGTCAACGTGGCCGCCTTCGTGGTGCTGGTGACCTGGCTGGTCTCGCGCGGCCAGGTGCGCACCGAGGCCCTGGTGTCCGAGCTCGAGCAGCAGGCCGCGGTCGACCCGCTCACCGGGCTGGTCACCCGCCGCGTGCTGGACGACGCCGTCCGCTCGGCCCTGGGCGGGTCGGCCGCCGCGCGCGGCAACGCCCTGGTCATCATCGACCTCGACAGGTTCAAGACCGTCAACGACACCTGGGGCCACCCGGTCGGTGACGCGGCCATCACCCACGTGGGGCACCTCCTGCGGCAGGCGTGCGGCCCGGGTGCGGTGGTCTGCCGCCTGGGCGGCGACGAGCTGGCGGCCCTGCTGCCCGGCTGTTCGGCCGCCACCGCGGCCCAGGTGGCCCGCGAGCTGGTGGTGCTCGTGCGGTCCACCCCGCTGGTCCTGCCCGACGGGCGCGAGATCGGCCTGACCGTCAGCGCGGGGGCGGCCCACTTCCCGCAGCACGCCAGCGAGGTCGAGGGGCTGTACCGCGCCGCGGACGCCGCGCTCTACCGCGCCAAGCGCGCCGGCAGGGACCGGGCTGCGCTCTGGAGCGACGACGACGGTGACGCCGGCGCCGCGACAGTCCCCGTCCCCGTCCCCGTCCCCGTCCCCGTCACAGGGTCACGGAGCCGCTGA